GGAGATTGATTTTTTCCGGAAACCAGCGTTCGAAAACGGGGATTTTCGATATAGTTTCGAAACTACGGGATATTTCAGACCAAGAATTGAAAAAATGCCAGAAAGAATTCCCGTCTACCAGAGCATGATTCATGGAGCAACCGATGAAAAACCCGTCTTCTAGTTCTGTTACTTGCACCCCGAGCAATGGCTTAGAAACCCCTTCCAAATTGGAAATGTTAACAAGTGCGAAAAACGAATAGACAGTCTCAGGTACGTAGATTGGATCCAAGATGTCGGAGACCGACACACCCGGAGCGCTTGCATGAGTAAATTCAGCCCCAGCATTGTTGCAGTCTACGAAGAAAGAGCTCGTCCCATCTTCGTTCTTAGTGGTTTTTAATCGGCCCGCAAGGGGAGGGAAGAAGTCTAATGTTCTTGAAAGCGAAGCTTTGAGGTGATCAACGAAGGTTTTCTTGAATTGATCATGGAGGTTGGGATATTTGTGAAAGAGTAACCCTTCTTGAATCGGGCAGATTAAGAGCGGCATCAGATCCCATGGAGTTAACTCCATCTTTGAATTGGCTGCTGCATTGCCGTTGTTTACGGTGGTTGATGCCATCTTAACCATGGATGAACATAGTATTTCGATTTTCGACATACTTCGTAAGATATTGTGAAATCGAAACGCAGGAAAATTTGATATGAGAAACTTGTAGATCTGAAAGGTGAGAGGCTATTTGATCTAATTGTTGTAAGAGATTATTATTGAGAGAGTAAACAATTTTGATTAAAGTGATTAGAATAAGAAAATCATTGCCATATATTCATTTGTTGCTTAGTTGTGTGGGAATTTGATGCTTTGGATAATACGACAAGCTCCCAATTTTGTGTGGGAATTTTATCGTTGACCTTTTCAAATGGGACAAATCAgtggaaaaatatttaatacataataaTTAGGTTGTTAAAGTTGGTTGTCTTGAACAGAAGTTAGGCTTTACTAAATAAGTTAAcacaagaaaagaaaaaaaaaaaagaaaaaaaagaagcatAATTGGTATGAAACATATAGCTAAAGAATTGATTAATTTCATGTCAGCTTCCATTGCAGCCTTTGATGATGGAGAAGTTTGACTATAATTAAGTGCATTCGATTAAACTAATCCTTTGAAATTTTAGTCGTTCTTTTATTTAAAGATGTTGGCGATGTTAGATATGTTAGCGCTACATCAACCTAACGTCgaaaaaagaacttaaatttcccaaaaaaattagATTAATTAGACACggaacaaaatcataaaaacacATACAAAGCAACAAATATAACTTACCCAATTTTTAAATAGGATGAACTGTAGATCCCATGGAGAGCTCAATCCTCGAAATGGCGACTCCGCCATTGTTAGCCATAGTGGTGGACATTGCAACAAGACATGAAGATATCAAGGTTGCTTCTGCCATGATTGTTAACAGTTAATGTGCCAGATGATAGTGTAAGAAGAGGAAATGATGAGGTGCTGGATTCATCCAATTTCTATGTATGCATTATATGTATTTACAAGTCAAAATGGTGAATTGGCCACATGTATTTGACTATTTTAACAGAAGACAAAACCCAATAATCGTGTTTTCATATATCATCATGCTTTATCGTAACCTCGCAAGAGATTGGAGAAGCTTATGGGGTTGAGTTCTTCTGTTTATGGGATttttctatcaagaatttatgcTCACTACAAGGtaataattcaaattttcatTATAATGTAGCTTATTATTACACACCAAATTTGCAGAAAACCCCTGATTCAGGATAGAAACAAACTCAACACAAGACATTCGTTTGGCTTGTAACAGGAGCAGTACACGTTTAAAACTCAGAACTCAAAACAGAGCTTCATCTTCAACTGGCCTACAAAAATGCAACACCAAGCATTAATCAATCTGCATTGCAGTATTACTTTATTTGCTTCACCAAATAACACTCGGAACTCAAAACAGAGCTTCATCTTCAACTTGCCTACAAAAATGGAACACCATGCATAAATCAATCTGCATTGCAGTGTTACTTTATTTGCTATATCGGTTCAGATCTATCACATATTTATGCAGTCACGGGTTGTTTAACAAAAGCTAAACCCTTCTCAATGCTAGCCTTCAGCTCTGACTTGAGTTCTTCCAATGCCTTCTGTTCATACTCGGTTAGCCCTTGAAGGTCCGATGAAATCACAGCCTCCACCCCTTCTCTTCCTAGCTTAACCCTGGAGGCAAAGAACGGAAGCTCAGTTAAATCAGATTGGATAAAAGAGCACTCATACACATCACTGTCGCCATCAAGGGCTCGGAGTGAGGACTCCACGAATCGTGCTGCAGCATAAGCCATTGAAAGGGTGGCTGATCCTGCTCCTGCCTTTGCCTCAACGACTTCCGTCCCAGCATTTTGAATCCTCACAGTTAGCTCTTGCACTTCTTGATCGGTGAAAGTTACAGAGGGCTTAGTCTTTGACAAaaggggtaaaatggtaattCCTGCATGCCCACCAACAACTGGGACATCAACGTCAATGAGCTTCAAGTTTTTCTTCCTGGCAACAAATGTGTTGGCTCTAACAACATCAAGAGTAGTGACACCAAAGAGTTTCTTTGGATTGTAAACCCCTTTCTGCTTCAAGACCTCGGCCGCAATCGGCACAGTAGAGTTGACTGGATTACTGATAATGTGGATGAATGCATCAGGGCAATTCTCAGCAACAGCCTCGACTAAAGACTTCACTATGCCGGCGTTGATGTTAAACAAGTCATCACGGGTCATACCTGGCTTTCTTGGTACCCCAGCAGGTATGACGACAACATCTGCACCCTTCAAACAGTTGGCTAACTCGGATGGTCCAGTAAAATCCAAGACCAGAGAGGGTGTGTTGCAGTGACTGAGATCAGCACAAACTCCCTTGACATTGGCCACATCATAAAGATTTAAAGCAGAAACGAGAGGCGACATTTTGACCAAAAGGGATAGAGGTTGGCCAATTCCACCAGCAGCTCCAAGAACCGCTACTTTATAGGATGCTTGAGGCGGAGCATATGTGTAAGATCTTTGGTTATGACTTTCGGCTTTTGCAATGTATAAGGGCTTGAGAAATGCATCATTTTCAACGCCTACGAATGGAGATTTAAATGCAGAGTGTGTGCCATTTGTTGCCTTGAGGACCATTAAAATTCCAAAAGCAGCTTTTTGAATTAATATTGATGCTAGAAACCTTTGATTGTGAGAGCAAGCCAGCTCGGGGTCCAGCGAAAGTGGTTGATCTAACAGAAGTGGGTGACAGTGTTGCTGCCATCTTACAAATTTCCAACATAGACCAAATAAAATCAGACAAGTTTATACTGATTAACCATGACCAATGCTTCAAATAAATCAAAAGCAAAGCATTCTATTCATGGATTTCCTCAATACAAAAACAGAAAAGATATCAAAACCCTCAAGAAAGAACAGAAAATATATATCGATAAGGAAAGATATGGGCTAGATCTTTAAACAGCTAGCTTAAAGTCTCTACTAAACGAAACAATAGAAGCTCAAATTGTGTTCTTTCCCTgacagaaaataaaacaaagacAGATCTGATCCCATATCGATTCAAGCGTTCCGCGATCGAATTCTCTTAAATTCCACCAAATCGAAAACATTAagttcataacatatcataagaTCTACATTACAGCAACAACTTACAACCTATCTATCCACCAAGAGGAGGCAAACTCAAGCAAGATCCATCACAAGTAATTTTTCTAAACCCGTAAGTTTCACCTTTAAATAGATTTAACGCCCCTCCCCAAATACTGATCCATCCAAATAAAGTTATTCTATTGAACATGTACTCCAAAATCAAATGTTAAAATACCTCCATATACGCAATCGAAACAAGGCAAGAAACTAAATCTACCTATTCCGCCGTGGCTCACACATAAAGATTAAAAATGAACAAAGAAAATCTTTCTCAATCGCaagtaatcaaaaccaatcgaTCTATCACATAAAAATCACATTCCCATAAGAGAAGATGCAGTTCGGATTCACTATTTCAACAAAAAGAGCTAGATCTACGATTCAAACGGGTTAAAACCTCATAAAATCagcaaaatatgaaaaaaaaaatatttcacctTTGGGGTAGGTGATGAACCGAAATGGGGTGGCTAAAATTGCTTCAAGATCGAAACTTTTGCTCACAGAAACAAGAGGGGCGAGTGTATTTGCAGGGATTTGGTTATCTTAGTTTCTCCGTCGTTGGGGCTTCGAGGGAATCTACAAATGAATGAATGTTACAGTCTTTCAGAGGCGGAAGGCACACGTATAGAATCTCCTTGGCGGTGATCCCATATTCTTCTAGGGGAGATCCTGGCCTTACGATCATGTTTCCACGTGTTGTTTCAACGGCCAGGATGCCTTATGGTTGTGAAAAGTAAATCACACACTGAGTAGGTGGCTTGTCTGGTTTTGCGTTTTGTGCTGActtttcgaaaaatattttgttttgtatagAAATGTTTTGGTTTGTCAAGATATTTGTGAGACGATCGATTCGATCTGTGTTTAGAttcagaaataatattttttatatattgagtTAAATAAAAGATATATCTCACGAAATTGATATGTGAGacgattttataaaaattttaatgttattttaataaaattattgggTTTTTTggttaattataaaaataattaaaagaactcatcaaaatatcaaaataaataaatgaaaaattaaattagaGGAGGATGTTGTCACCCCGGCTCTCCTTATGAAAAAGTTTGTTATGTTTTCCTTTTCTAAATTATGTTTTACTAATTGTttacatataattatataacaAAAAGAGTCATATGTTGTTTAACTAAATTGTGTCCTACCAAAATTTTGGAACATAAAATTCGTCAATAATAAAATCTACGTCTATATAATTGACTAAATCTCGTTCTACATAGAGTGTCAAGATATCGACAAATAATAGTCAATTAATTGTTCAACAACAAATAATCAAGATTCAAGAATCAATGGTTCattgacaaatcttcaagcaaTAATCATGCAAACAATCTAAATGATTTTCTatacaatatattttaaaactcaTTTGAGAATTTAGAGTAATTTGAAAGTAATTCGACTtgaatttttcattatttttccaATCATTATAATGATTTAGTTTGATACTACTTGATcaaaattaacaaattaaattttcattattcaATAATTGCATTTTCAATATCTCAATTATGAAAAGTCTCATATTTTAATACATTCACAACACACAACGAGCCCTAAAGATGATTCGTCTCTGGTTTGAGATAGAGAGAAATGTACTATTGGTGTTATTTGTGGAAAAAAAAATGGTTTTTTACCCATaaatacattaattaaattttatttgtatCAATATTTGTATTGATAATTAATGATACTGTAgatttcttgtgagacgatctcacaaatctttaattGTGAGACCGgttaatcctaccgatatttagaataaaaagtaatattcttaacataaaaagtaatatttttcacggatgatccaaataagagatttattTCACAAACTATGACCCGTTAGAACGACCTCAATAAAGTTTCTGCCTTAATGATGTACATATGTAGCTAGTGGATACATTAGGCTtgcattcataaaaaaaaaattattttcacatGCAAAATTCTTCGATTTATAGTGTGTCAAGATGCTACAAATATCagttttattatttattgtaaCCGAATATTTACTCCTATCCAATGATGAAATCATCGTCATTCCGTGGTAAATGTATTCATAAACGAGGaggtaacaaaaaataaaataaaaaatttaatcagaaatttgaaattatacatatacatacatgtaTACCATGGTATCTCTTCTACTTGGCAAAATCATTATTAATTCTCTCTAATTGAACGAGTTGAATTCAAATTACTCTAAAATTATTATCCTCACAGTTAATCTAAGGAGTTGTACTTTTTCACGTCAACACTATCGATATTAATACTACTCATGTGTCGAGATATGGACCATCAACTCACAAAACATACCGCATTTGTTTATTTAAGgttttttaatattatgtttAGACAGATTTTACACACAAATATGCATATTTGTCCCCCAAAAAAAGGTAGAAATTGGTTCTAACAGAAAGGACACTTGGGCAACTGCGAGAGATCATTACAAAACTCTATCTGGTCTAGAAGAAATAAAAACATTAATTTACATGTTCTCCTAGAACATAGATATTTAGAGAAGTCAAGTAAATAATGCTGATGCAAATAGATAGAATAGAGGTACTTGTCCATCTCATTTTTACTTTCTGCCTCTGCCTCGGTTGCCACGGCCACGTCCACGACCAAAGCCACCACCTTTTCCACGCAGCGCCTTGTTCACATCGtgttttatttgcatgttctcTGGTAAGGGAAGTATGTTGTGTACACACTTTCTGAAGCTGAAATCGTCGACAGATTCATCGTCCCTGATGATGAAGAAGCAGCGACTTTTAAACTGTGGATGAAATCGGACTTGAAAACCTTTAACACCACAGCCTATCTTTCTCTCTGCCTCCATATGACCTTTTTTAAGCAATTCCAACATCATGATGCGCTCATACTGAAACAGAAGCAAGCCAAATTCATGAAGACCATACATCATGGAAACTTCCACTCAAGTTAAAAAGAAGGTTCATGAACATATATCAAAAGGtcgaatttcaaatatcatCAACTGAAGTGTGTTTCATTGTGAAAATTAAATTGGTCAACGATAATCAGAGCTTtgtatttcaaatttaaaataaacaacaatAGACTACTGATGAATCTCATAACACTGCAGCAAATGAAATTCGGACTTTCCAGATATACTAAATTTTGCTCCTAATTTTGAAAAGATCAACCTTTGAAAGTCTCCAGCTATATTAAGCCTGACAATTTAAACTCGTGCCTATAAGAAACTGTTTGCTACCAGCTAGGAAGATATGGTCATTAGACAACGTTTGCacccaaaaaaaattcaaatacggCCTATTTTTCAGGGGAGTAGGGGGGAAACACGAAACAAGAAAAGAAAGAGATGACAGGCTGAACTCTTGTAATAGAGTTACAGATAAAATCCCAATGGCAGCTTATAGGAATTTCAAAGAGAACTAACTATAATATACATGACAATTCTCACACACATATTGACCCCATTAATGGACAAGATTTCTCAACACACCAAGCATCTTCGGGGAGAAAACCAAATTAAAGTGGTTCCCAAAGATTTTCTATGACATTACAAATTTGCAATATACGAGCACATCCATCACACTTTCTGCAACATAAAATCACGATAATACTATTCCATTCCATTTCATTCAACCAAAAGATCAACAAAAGCAACCACATCACCCTTTCTGCGAAAAAGAATCAACAATTATGCTATTCATTTCTATTTCTTGCAAACCTAAAGAGCGTTCCTATTCTAGACCAAGAAACATGCCAAAGTTCTGCAGAATGAATATCACTATTAAACTGTAACAAATAAGTGGAAGTATCAAATCATATTAAGACTTCAAACAACATCAAAACAAGACAAGCTAATTGTTACAAGATAGAAATAGATTAAAGATATTCAAAtccaaataaaaacaaatcttTCAACATCTACAAAGGAAATCCCCACAACCTCTGCTCTAAATTATAAAACCTCAGATAGGATTATCATTTAAGACCAACAGAAAATCAAGCTATTTATACAGACACAATTTACCAGGAAAAAAGGATGTTTTCACCTATGAAACAAACACAAAGTAAAGAAATACATCGGAATaaagtattaaaaaaaatccaaactTCAGTTTACCTTGTTTAAATCAATATTAGCAGGCCAGGTGTGGAGAAGCTTATAGAAATAATCAAACATCTCCACAGAAGACCCAAACGATTTCATACCCACGGTGGCTCCAGCagcctcctcctcctcctcctcctcctccttcTCCTGCTCTTCAATTTTGTCCTCTCCATCTCCTACACCCTCTTCTCCAGAACACTTCTCAGATTCGGCTTTGATTCTCTTCTCTCCGTTAGGCTCAGTGCCCTCATCCTCATCCTCCTCCCTGGCACGCTTTGAGCCGCCATTTCCCGGCTCAGATTTAGCTGCAGTTTCGATTTCACTGTTCAGAGGAGCCGCTGGAGCTGATTCGTCGGCCATAAGTGAGCTGCAGAAGTGCAGAGTGGCGGGATTAACCTTCACTCTAAAGCCCTAAATTGGCAATCTATTTTTTAGCTCGACCCGGCTGTAGAGTAGACTTAACCCATTCAGCACTCGAGTCCAAAGTTGTATATGGGCTAGAAAGCCCAGCCCATTTCTACATTTTTCGAAGCCCATTGAgattattgtattttttttccagaaaattgagATTATAATCCTCGAATTCgcacaaaatattttggaatatattttaataaccCACCTGGTACTCACgaaaaatttagggtccgattccagcaagtatcactagtccagacgcatgttttgaaattgctatgagcctgaaatcacgaataagaccgttagaagggggccaagAAGGGTGTCCCGACGTAGGCCGCTCAAGTAGAGACTGGGGATATaagggggagcagctaagggtgctgctgaaaacaatatattgaatgaaatgaattaaatactcaaacctgatatttatagagaAATACATGGGCCACTCATGGGTCTGTCCTttcatttgggctagggatggacCAGGAGTAGTGGACTCATCCATGAGGTATAACCACCAAACATAGAAAATTTCTTGaatctaaaaataatttcaaaaaataaaaataaataaacattggtttcaattcttttatttatttatatatatatatatatatatatatatatatataaggagaatgtaatgTATATCTTGCAAAGATGTGCgagaaatatataatattttttaaataaaaaaggaGAGAGAGAGATTGAATGAAGGGGTTATAGAAGTTTGAATGGAGTGATGCTCAATCTAAAGGAAAAGCATAAAGAAACCAACACTCTCATTTTTAGTGCATAGAAAAAAGAGCTTGGAATCCTAAAGTAAGTTTCCGGTTAAAGCAAATTcttgttatttttaaataacaTGTCTAGCTTGAAAGAATTATCTAATGGTTCttagaatataatttaaatattgatAAGAAATTTTTGATCATATATGTTTCATATTTCGCGATTTTGGTTAGAttaaatgtttttaagttttattttaGTTCTGTATCTTTCAATGTGTGAAAATTTAGTTCTTTATATTTAAAGTGTTGGTATGTTGTTGCACGTCAACGTCATGTCAGTATCACGTCGATGCGATATCGTCTTCGTAtcggaaaaatgactaaaattgaaaaaaaaataaagaatatgACATACTAAGACTGAAATGAAATTTGATGATATAGATGTAAAAATCACATGATACTAATATACAACTTTCGTGTTGAAAATCATGTCTAATGCACATGAAATCCAATTACTTCAAAGTGTTGCTGAAAAATAGTTATTGTGTGACAAACTACATATATAAATCAGCTTATAATTAGGAAATTCCTGAAACTTTTCTAAGGACACAGTGAAATTTTAATCAAATTGGATAACATTATTCTAAAACAGCATATCCACTCATTCTAAGAATGTTGGTCCAAAAGGCAAAGAATGGTAATATTTTTAGGGAACCAATGCAAAGATTCTTAGCTTCTCTTGAATTACTTTTGTTCAAACCTGTCAGATTCTTCTACGACAGCCTTAAATTCCTTCTTCGACAGGCTtcattatatatgtatatatatatatatatatatatgttttgtaCACTTTTATGCTTTTGAAATCCTACAAGGGATAAAATACAAATGAAACATTTTGAACAGATCAGACAACTCATTCCCAGAACTAGACATACAATATTCTTGCAAGAActttcaatatcattctgtccCTGTTAATTTTTTTCTTGCAAAATATCATGAGCTTCTTCACTTACAGAATCATCATTCTTCTAGTATGTTTCCTCGGGTTCTTGTCGATTCAACCGAGGAGCGTCTCAGGGTTCAGAAACTTTGATCTTGCTCTGGGATTGAGCCTGAGACATCCGCGTATTCTAGCTCGGAAGGTTTTTCATGACTTGAACGTGCCACTTGACGTCGCGCCTTCACCGGCGATGGGATTTGATCCCGATCAATCGGAAAAGAGAAGAGTTCGACGAGGATCAGACCCTATTCATAACAGATGCTGATGTATGATATGCTTGGAATGTAGCCGAAATATCTCTCGAAGCCTACATATGATGGATGCAAAACGTCGGGGATGACGATGAGTTTATCACGAATTCTTGATCAGTTTCAAGTAGAGGTGGTTCTGTTTCTATTGTTTCATTTGTTTAGATCAGTGGCATTGCGTCCGGGAATGAGTAAGAGCAGGGAACAACATAGGAACAACATAGATTATAGATATGATCGCGTATTATAAATTTGAGTGATGCGTAGAATGTTCGATTCTACCGTTGgtatctgttttttttttttttttagtcttATTTTGTCTAGCTTTTCATGTTATGCCCATGTTTCTAATTAATATGTTGATATTTTCTTATACAGTTCGAATTAAGTTTTGGAGGAACTAATAGAAAGATGGAACAGAATTGTTATTGTATTTGaaatcgaaatcggattaatTGTTTCGAGACAAGTTTGCAAATTTTGGTTATTAAATTTTACTTTATCACGGTCGAAACTGAAATTTTTAGTGATCGTTTTACAAGATCTCAGCTGTTCAGAAATATTGTTGCTTGATATCATTACATGAATGGCTTGAACTCCAGATGTTTTGTCTGAAACGGCTTGAATTGATCCGGCCGTTCGAAGATATGAAATTACAATTAAAGAGTGACTGAATCTTGAAACAACTAGATATCGTTATTTGTACATTTTTAAAACTTAGAGTAGTAGAAATATTATAACACCTACCATTTTTATTCTCTTTAGTTTTCTCCCTTCACGCAACTTCTCtttctaatttttcaatcaatcaaccaaataatacaaattatttaatgtttaacatagttataattattcatatatttattttttttattgaatttcaattaaattaattatatatgatTACAAATTATACTAaagaatattttttatatatataaacaaattcTCACAAAATGCTAGATTCTAATTTATTCGATGTTACATCCTCATTATATAACTTTATTGAtgaaacttttttttaaaaaaaattcttaaaatagTATTCTTTTTAAAATCTTCAATTCTATATTTTAAAGTTCAATGACATCTTTaccaatattttttaaattttagataATATTCAATcactaataataaaaaatataaaaaaaataattaatttgaaattatcatatttagataaatattttaatttacgcAGCGAGTGTGAATTAGGTATTAGTATCAATTAAGTTAAACCCCTTAATTTACGCAACATTATtggtgaaatttttttaaaattccaaaaatatatttttactcAAATTAATATTCCACATTTCTCTTTTCACTCTATTTTTTTCTTATcgatttcaaatttaaaaaattaataattttctttttaaaataaaaaatattttattctcaATTTTTCCTATAATTCAATTTTTGTATTATGACAGGGATTAGGGCTTCGCTGAGGCCCGTTTATGTGGTATAGTGGACTGAAATCCAATTGATTTGGGCTTTGTTTTTGGCAAGTCCACAAGGACGaacaatataattaaaattagtcAATTTtagatatttatataaaaaaatgatttgagAAAAGATATGGGTAATTgagtttatgcttttaagtttttttaaatcTAAATAAGGTTTCATGCTTGCTAGTGAATCAAACTCTACCAAACAATATTTGTTGGGTTAAGTATACACGAGTGCGAGTAGTAATGAGATGACTGACTTCATGGAAAGTTCTCGTACGTCAAGCTGCTGGCGTTGTGCCGCTTGGTCTGCTAGTTTGATGAGCCATAAAAGAATGAACTACGCCAGAAAGACTCATGGGCCTTAACAGCAAAACGCATTAGCACCCAAGTAGGTTCCATTCACGTTATCAAGAGTATAAAAGAATAAAGCTGTGTCTTGACTAACAACTATAGCCTTTAACTTGGTGGTAAGCATTTGATCATAACAATATCCAacacaaaaaatttattaatattttgtttattataatgtaattatctataaaaaaatcAGCCCACATAAAAGTAATGGCATATCACGTCTATTGACCAaagaaattattaatattattagagATAATTGCATTTTTAGTCATATATATGCGTGAGTTTTGTCATCTATGATAtcaaaatttacttttactcgTGTATCTTtctatttttgataattttaatccttttttttttaattttatatcaaaagtgCTGATCTAGTTCTATACTTATAAGCGTTATATCAGCACCACATGGAAAAATGACTAGATTTACAGAAAAAaaaagagtatgtctcttgtgagacggtttcatgaATCGTTacctgtgagacgggtcaactgtactgatattcacgataaaaagtaatactcttagcataaaacgTAATTTTTTAATGGAttaccaaataagagatctgtctcacaaaatacgactcgtgagacagtctcacacaagtttttgccaaaaaagaTAACagactaaaattgaaatttgacatTATAATGGACTAAAAGATAATGGACTACaattaaaaatgtaatttttccatatttaataatattattgttgttatttttatttacaa
This window of the Primulina tabacum isolate GXHZ01 chromosome 12, ASM2559414v2, whole genome shotgun sequence genome carries:
- the LOC142521474 gene encoding malate dehydrogenase, chloroplastic-like produces the protein MVLKATNGTHSAFKSPFVGVENDAFLKPLYIAKAESHNQRSYTYAPPQASYKVAVLGAAGGIGQPLSLLVKMSPLVSALNLYDVANVKGVCADLSHCNTPSLVLDFTGPSELANCLKGADVVVIPAGVPRKPGMTRDDLFNINAGIVKSLVEAVAENCPDAFIHIISNPVNSTVPIAAEVLKQKGVYNPKKLFGVTTLDVVRANTFVARKKNLKLIDVDVPVVGGHAGITILPLLSKTKPSVTFTDQEVQELTVRIQNAGTEVVEAKAGAGSATLSMAYAAARFVESSLRALDGDSDVYECSFIQSDLTELPFFASRVKLGREGVEAVISSDLQGLTEYEQKALEELKSELKASIEKGLAFVKQPVTA
- the LOC142521475 gene encoding uncharacterized protein LOC142521475 yields the protein MADESAPAAPLNSEIETAAKSEPGNGGSKRAREEDEDEGTEPNGEKRIKAESEKCSGEEGVGDGEDKIEEQEKEEEEEEEEAAGATVGMKSFGSSVEMFDYFYKLLHTWPANIDLNKYERIMMLELLKKGHMEAERKIGCGVKGFQVRFHPQFKSRCFFIIRDDESVDDFSFRKCVHNILPLPENMQIKHDVNKALRGKGGGFGRGRGRGNRGRGRK